A genomic stretch from Halogranum gelatinilyticum includes:
- a CDS encoding NOG1 family protein, which translates to MIFENLPTTPRSEELIDKAFSRASRAGRAKSGLEAQESMLITAANILSDNLENVAVAWPDFGTVDPFYYELADAIVDVDEVRKSLSEVMWASRQIPEIRSEYQSKLRNSNLDTGRKHRKQAFARMADIVEEVEDDLLRIGEARDALKNLPDIRPDEPAIVVAGYPNVGKSSFVNAITRASNEIAEYPFTTKGVQIGHFERDRIRYQIIDTPGLLDRPEDERNDIERQAVSAIEHLADTVLFFVDPSGDCGYPLEAQLELRDAVEKRFAERDIPVLTICNKSDRSRDVDADAYMSVTEGENVDGVLDLAVEAVGFEPDIPPSRQE; encoded by the coding sequence ATGATTTTCGAGAACCTACCGACCACGCCCCGGTCGGAGGAGCTCATCGACAAGGCGTTCTCGCGGGCGTCGCGGGCCGGACGGGCCAAGAGTGGCCTCGAAGCCCAGGAGTCGATGCTCATCACCGCGGCGAACATCCTCTCGGACAACCTGGAGAACGTCGCCGTCGCGTGGCCCGACTTCGGCACTGTTGACCCGTTCTACTACGAACTCGCCGACGCCATCGTCGACGTCGACGAGGTCCGCAAGAGCCTCTCCGAAGTGATGTGGGCGAGCCGCCAGATTCCGGAGATTCGTAGCGAATACCAGTCGAAGCTCCGCAATTCGAACCTCGACACGGGTCGCAAACACCGCAAACAGGCGTTCGCCCGGATGGCCGACATCGTCGAGGAGGTCGAAGACGACCTGCTCCGCATCGGCGAGGCGCGTGACGCGCTGAAGAACCTGCCCGACATCCGGCCGGACGAACCGGCCATCGTCGTCGCGGGCTACCCCAACGTCGGCAAGTCCTCGTTCGTCAACGCGATCACCCGCGCCTCGAACGAGATCGCCGAGTACCCCTTCACGACGAAGGGCGTCCAGATCGGCCACTTCGAGCGCGACCGCATCCGCTACCAGATCATCGACACCCCCGGCCTGCTCGACCGTCCCGAGGACGAACGTAACGACATCGAGCGACAGGCCGTCAGTGCCATCGAGCATCTCGCCGACACGGTCCTGTTCTTCGTCGACCCGAGCGGCGACTGCGGCTATCCGCTGGAGGCACAACTGGAACTGCGCGACGCCGTCGAGAAGCGGTTCGCCGAGCGCGACATCCCCGTCTTGACCATCTGTAACAAGTCGGACCGTTCGCGCGACGTCGACGCCGACGCCTACATGAGTGTCACCGAGGGCGAGAACGTCGACGGCGTGCTGGACTTGGCCGTGGAAGCGGTCGGCTTCGAGCCGGACATCCCGCCGTCGCGACAGGAGTAG
- a CDS encoding coenzyme F420-0:L-glutamate ligase: MELFAVPDLPEIQPGDDIAALVRERVDLRADDVVCVASTIVSKAEGRHANLEDFPAGPRANELAARLGDISGEEKDPRFAQAVLEESTEIIMEAPFLLTETRFGHIGVNAGIDRSNVPGADLLLLPKRPSESAERIRQELDADQVVVTDTCGRPFRHGQRGVAIGWAGIHASRDWRGEPDRDGRELGVTVQSVVDELAAAANLVAGEGAGGTPVVVVRDFEFGDHAGSDNHFRDVESDFVRQALRQWSFDH, translated from the coding sequence ATGGAACTGTTCGCCGTCCCCGACCTCCCGGAGATTCAGCCGGGAGACGACATCGCGGCACTCGTCCGCGAGCGGGTCGACCTCCGCGCCGACGACGTGGTCTGCGTCGCCTCCACCATCGTCTCGAAGGCGGAAGGGCGACACGCGAACCTGGAGGACTTCCCGGCCGGGCCGCGGGCGAACGAACTCGCCGCCCGCCTCGGCGACATCAGCGGGGAGGAGAAGGACCCGCGGTTCGCCCAGGCCGTCCTCGAAGAGAGCACCGAGATAATCATGGAGGCCCCGTTCCTCCTCACCGAGACGCGGTTCGGCCACATCGGCGTCAACGCGGGCATCGACCGCTCGAACGTCCCCGGCGCGGACCTGCTTCTCCTCCCGAAACGCCCCTCGGAGAGCGCCGAGCGAATTCGTCAAGAACTCGACGCCGACCAGGTCGTCGTCACCGACACCTGCGGGCGACCGTTCCGCCACGGCCAGCGCGGCGTCGCCATCGGCTGGGCGGGCATCCACGCCAGCCGCGACTGGCGGGGCGAACCCGACCGCGACGGCCGCGAACTCGGCGTGACGGTCCAGAGCGTCGTCGACGAACTGGCCGCCGCGGCCAACCTCGTCGCCGGCGAGGGCGCGGGTGGCACGCCCGTCGTCGTCGTCCGCGACTTCGAATTCGGTGACCATGCGGGCAGCGACAACCACTTCCGCGACGTGGAGAGCGACTTCGTGCGACAGGCACTGCGACAATGGAGCTTCGACCACTGA
- a CDS encoding SIMPL domain-containing protein translates to MRPLLPLTLVAMLLVAGCAGPLQTDGGVGAAETETGPSISVSGTGTASADADLAVVRVSITALEADAETARNRVAEDSQAMFDALTDVGVDTDEAVTTAGFRISPEYNYREDGRELLGYRAVHSYQIEVAPDEAGSVVDAAVGAVSTSGEGGIVVDGIQYTLTDETRAEVRAEALEAAVDAARADADTVASAAGVSVTGVRTISTGGDYAPYPRFAAESADGGAATVLQPGPVEVTATVSITYEVQ, encoded by the coding sequence ATGCGACCCTTACTTCCCCTCACGCTGGTGGCGATGCTACTCGTCGCGGGCTGTGCAGGTCCGTTGCAGACAGACGGCGGCGTCGGTGCCGCCGAGACCGAAACCGGCCCGAGCATCTCCGTCTCCGGCACGGGCACCGCCTCCGCCGACGCCGACCTCGCGGTGGTCCGCGTCTCGATCACCGCGCTCGAAGCCGACGCCGAGACCGCCCGGAACCGAGTCGCCGAGGACTCCCAGGCCATGTTCGACGCCCTGACCGACGTCGGCGTCGACACCGACGAGGCCGTCACGACCGCGGGCTTCCGCATCTCGCCGGAGTACAACTACCGCGAGGATGGCCGTGAACTGCTCGGCTACCGCGCCGTCCACAGCTACCAGATCGAAGTCGCCCCCGACGAGGCTGGCAGCGTCGTCGACGCCGCCGTCGGAGCCGTCTCCACGTCCGGCGAGGGTGGCATCGTCGTCGACGGCATCCAGTACACGCTGACCGACGAGACCCGCGCCGAGGTCCGCGCCGAAGCGCTCGAAGCCGCCGTCGACGCCGCCCGCGCCGACGCCGACACCGTCGCCAGCGCGGCCGGTGTGAGCGTCACGGGCGTCCGCACCATCTCGACGGGTGGCGACTACGCCCCCTACCCGCGGTTCGCGGCCGAGTCCGCTGACGGCGGCGCGGCGACCGTCCTCCAGCCCGGCCCGGTCGAGGTGACCGCCACCGTCTCCATCACCTACGAGGTCCAGTAG
- the ddh gene encoding D-2-hydroxyacid dehydrogenase, whose protein sequence is MTPDRLAVHDSVGIAFPPELLVDALADLAIPVERVGDGADLGDGDAVATFSPRPEFHDAGWVHCIRAGYDAFDVDAYESEHTILTNSTGIHGTTIGETVAGYMLAFARRLHVFRDAQADREWRDLDYADFFTLDGERLCVVGLGTLGRGIVERASGLGMDVVGVRRSGEPVPGVREVYSTENLHAAIADARFVALATPLTPETEGLFSTSEFETMREDAYLVNVARGAVVDEPALVDALQQGSVSGAALDVFETEPLPPESPLWDHEEVIVTPHSGAGTRDYYRDIAGLVRENVERLASGDEPLNRVV, encoded by the coding sequence ATGACTCCCGACCGCCTCGCTGTCCACGACTCCGTCGGCATCGCGTTCCCGCCCGAACTCCTCGTCGACGCGCTCGCCGACCTCGCGATCCCGGTCGAGCGCGTCGGCGACGGTGCCGACCTCGGCGACGGCGACGCCGTGGCGACGTTCAGCCCCCGCCCGGAGTTCCACGACGCCGGCTGGGTCCACTGCATCCGCGCGGGCTACGACGCCTTCGACGTCGACGCCTACGAGTCCGAACACACCATCCTCACCAACAGCACCGGCATCCACGGGACGACCATCGGCGAGACCGTCGCGGGCTATATGCTCGCCTTCGCCCGGCGGCTCCACGTCTTCCGCGACGCGCAGGCCGACCGCGAGTGGCGCGACCTCGACTACGCCGACTTCTTCACGCTCGACGGCGAGCGGCTCTGCGTCGTCGGTCTCGGCACGCTCGGCCGGGGCATCGTCGAACGAGCCTCGGGACTCGGGATGGACGTCGTCGGCGTCCGTCGCTCCGGCGAGCCGGTCCCCGGCGTCCGCGAGGTCTACTCGACGGAGAACCTCCACGCGGCCATCGCCGACGCGCGGTTCGTCGCGCTCGCAACGCCGCTTACACCGGAAACGGAGGGGTTGTTCTCGACGTCCGAGTTCGAGACGATGCGCGAGGACGCATACCTCGTCAACGTGGCCCGTGGGGCCGTGGTCGACGAACCGGCCCTGGTCGACGCCCTCCAACAGGGGTCCGTTTCCGGTGCAGCCTTGGACGTCTTCGAGACCGAACCCCTCCCCCCAGAATCGCCGCTGTGGGACCACGAGGAGGTCATCGTCACCCCACACTCGGGGGCCGGCACCCGCGACTACTACCGCGACATCGCCGGGTTGGTCCGCGAGAACGTCGAGCGGCTCGCGTCGGGCGATGAGCCGCTCAACCGGGTCGTCTGA
- a CDS encoding TIGR00341 family protein, with amino-acid sequence MRLVQVMIPAGKRETVLAVLDDEGIDYALTDEVSGREYTAVVSFPLPTAAVEPILESLREAGIERDAYTVVLDAETVVSRRFEQLEDRYEESEEGNGDRIAREELVARAKDLAPQLSTFVVMTAISAVVATAGLLLDSPAVVVGSMVIAPLIGPAMATSVGSVLDDTELFVRGVRLQVLGGVLAVVSAGLFAVVLRVTGTIPLTATEVFAIGEVRERLSPDVLSLAVALGAGVAGALSLSTGVSSALVGVMIAAALVPPTAVVGIGLAWGQPDAVLGAALLVVVNFLSINLAALAVLSYQGYQPFHWFQRDEATVSTGRRIAVLGVVLLVLSGFLGGITLTTLQAAQFEDNTRETARIVGADAGVEYLSMDVTYADFPVRQPEEVTITYGYPPDATPPSTVSTLETRLNEEYEPPFGVGADHHIAVEVRYVPVERSGATEPTSVRAVDDSAVGRLAPTVSRANTQTAG; translated from the coding sequence GTGCGACTCGTTCAGGTGATGATTCCGGCCGGCAAGCGCGAGACCGTCCTCGCCGTCCTCGACGACGAGGGCATCGACTACGCCCTGACCGACGAGGTCAGTGGCCGCGAATACACCGCCGTCGTCAGCTTTCCGCTCCCCACGGCGGCCGTCGAGCCGATCCTCGAATCGCTCCGGGAGGCGGGTATCGAGCGCGACGCCTACACCGTCGTCCTCGACGCCGAGACGGTCGTCTCGCGGCGGTTCGAGCAGCTCGAAGACCGCTACGAGGAGTCCGAGGAGGGCAACGGCGACCGCATCGCCCGCGAGGAACTGGTCGCCCGGGCGAAGGACCTCGCCCCACAGCTCTCGACGTTCGTCGTCATGACGGCCATCAGTGCCGTCGTCGCCACCGCCGGTCTCCTCTTGGACTCTCCGGCCGTCGTCGTCGGCTCGATGGTCATCGCGCCGCTCATCGGCCCGGCGATGGCGACGAGCGTCGGCTCCGTCCTCGACGACACGGAGCTGTTCGTCCGCGGCGTCCGCCTCCAGGTACTCGGGGGCGTCCTCGCCGTCGTCAGCGCGGGGCTGTTCGCCGTCGTCCTCAGAGTGACCGGGACCATCCCGCTGACGGCCACGGAGGTGTTCGCCATCGGCGAGGTGCGCGAACGGCTCTCCCCGGACGTGCTCTCCTTGGCCGTCGCGCTCGGCGCGGGCGTCGCAGGCGCGCTCAGCCTCTCGACCGGCGTCTCCTCGGCACTCGTCGGCGTCATGATCGCGGCCGCGCTCGTCCCGCCGACGGCCGTCGTCGGCATCGGTCTCGCCTGGGGTCAGCCCGACGCGGTGCTCGGCGCGGCACTGCTCGTCGTGGTCAACTTCCTCTCGATCAACCTCGCCGCGCTCGCGGTCCTGAGCTACCAGGGCTACCAGCCGTTCCACTGGTTCCAGCGCGACGAGGCGACGGTGTCGACGGGCCGCCGTATCGCCGTCCTCGGCGTCGTGCTCCTCGTCCTCTCGGGCTTCCTCGGCGGCATCACCCTCACCACGCTCCAGGCGGCACAGTTCGAGGACAACACCCGCGAAACCGCTCGGATCGTCGGTGCCGACGCGGGCGTCGAGTATCTCTCGATGGACGTGACCTACGCCGACTTCCCGGTTCGACAGCCCGAGGAGGTGACGATCACCTACGGCTACCCGCCCGACGCCACGCCGCCGTCGACCGTGTCGACGCTGGAGACGCGGCTCAACGAGGAGTACGAACCGCCGTTCGGCGTCGGCGCGGACCACCACATCGCGGTAGAGGTCCGGTACGTCCCCGTCGAGCGAAGCGGGGCGACGGAACCGACGTCGGTCCGGGCCGTCGACGACTCTGCCGTGGGACGGCTCGCGCCGACCGTCTCGCGTGCAAACACGCAGACGGCGGGATAG
- the mutL gene encoding DNA mismatch repair endonuclease MutL, with amino-acid sequence MTETVRKLEPETVERIAAGEVVTRPASVVKELIENSLDAGAESIRVEVDGDGTAMLKVADDGHGMSEADATLAVDHHTTSKLGESSDLERVSTLGFRGEALPSIAAVATLDVTTNDGGPRGTRVLVEGGETTTSPAGRATGTTVEVRDLFHNRPARRKSLSSTQAEFGRVSDVVSRYALLHPDVRFRLRHDGREVFSTPGSGSYTDAVLGVYDRTVAGQSTTFAHETAVSVDGDDHSLTVDGLLVYPSVTRSRRDHVHVAVNGRTVGNAGLKRAVVSGYGTLLPQGREPIAVVSVSLSPQLVDANVHPSKDEVAFLDGDAVESAVEEAVHEAVTTADLRQSGEVAMDLETTLERVDGDSLFDEVTVIGQFRELYLLCEADDDLLVVDQHAAHERINYERLQRALADSPVEAALVDPAETVSLSPSEAAVADHNRELLAKLGFDFSSFGGGTYRLTGLPAPLGRVADASAFHDALDALRAGDDPADARDELLKDLACHPSLKAGDTLDAETAEELLGRLGECEQPFACPHGRPTVLSIEEETLASGFGRS; translated from the coding sequence ATGACAGAGACAGTTAGGAAGTTAGAGCCGGAGACGGTCGAACGCATCGCCGCGGGCGAGGTCGTGACACGCCCGGCGAGCGTCGTGAAGGAGTTGATCGAGAACAGCCTCGACGCGGGCGCGGAGAGCATCCGCGTCGAGGTCGACGGTGACGGAACAGCGATGCTGAAAGTCGCAGACGACGGCCACGGCATGAGCGAGGCGGACGCCACGCTCGCCGTCGACCACCACACGACGAGCAAACTCGGCGAGAGCAGCGACCTCGAACGAGTCTCGACGCTCGGCTTCCGCGGGGAGGCACTGCCGAGCATCGCTGCCGTGGCGACGCTCGACGTGACGACGAACGACGGCGGCCCGCGGGGAACGCGCGTGCTCGTCGAGGGCGGCGAGACGACGACGTCGCCCGCGGGGCGCGCGACCGGGACGACCGTCGAGGTCCGCGACCTCTTTCACAACCGACCCGCCCGGCGCAAGTCGCTTTCGAGCACACAGGCCGAGTTCGGCCGCGTCAGCGACGTCGTCTCTCGCTACGCACTCCTCCACCCCGACGTCCGGTTCCGGCTGCGTCACGACGGCCGGGAGGTCTTCTCGACGCCGGGGTCGGGCAGCTACACGGACGCCGTCCTCGGCGTCTACGACCGGACCGTCGCGGGCCAGAGCACCACGTTCGCCCACGAGACGGCCGTCTCCGTCGACGGCGACGACCACTCCCTCACTGTCGACGGCCTGCTCGTCTACCCCTCAGTCACGCGTTCGCGTCGGGACCACGTCCACGTCGCCGTCAACGGCCGGACCGTCGGCAACGCGGGACTGAAACGCGCGGTCGTCTCGGGCTACGGCACGCTGCTTCCCCAGGGACGCGAACCCATCGCCGTCGTCTCGGTGTCGCTCTCGCCCCAGCTGGTCGACGCCAACGTCCATCCCTCGAAGGACGAGGTGGCGTTCCTCGACGGCGACGCCGTGGAGTCGGCCGTCGAAGAGGCGGTCCACGAGGCGGTGACGACGGCGGACCTCCGGCAGAGCGGCGAGGTGGCGATGGACCTCGAGACGACGCTGGAACGCGTCGACGGCGACTCCCTGTTCGACGAGGTCACCGTCATCGGCCAGTTCCGGGAACTCTATCTGCTCTGTGAGGCCGACGACGACCTGCTCGTCGTCGACCAACACGCCGCCCACGAGCGCATCAACTACGAGCGTCTGCAGCGGGCACTCGCCGACTCGCCCGTCGAAGCCGCGCTCGTCGACCCCGCAGAGACCGTGTCGCTGTCGCCGAGCGAGGCCGCCGTCGCTGACCATAATCGGGAACTGCTCGCGAAGCTCGGCTTCGACTTTTCGAGCTTTGGCGGGGGAACCTACCGACTCACAGGTCTCCCGGCTCCGCTCGGCCGCGTCGCCGACGCGTCGGCGTTCCACGACGCTCTCGACGCACTCCGTGCTGGCGACGACCCCGCCGACGCCCGCGACGAACTGCTGAAGGACCTCGCCTGTCATCCGTCGCTGAAGGCGGGCGACACGCTCGACGCCGAGACGGCCGAGGAACTGCTGGGCCGACTCGGCGAGTGCGAACAGCCCTTCGCCTGCCCGCACGGTCGGCCGACGGTGCTCTCCATCGAGGAGGAGACGCTGGCGTCGGGCTTCGGGCGGAGCTAG
- a CDS encoding NUDIX domain-containing protein produces the protein MTHVVTAFLRDRGRLLLVRRSDAVGTYQGLWGGVSGYVEGDPADALDDARRELREEVGVTDATLVRAGSTVTIVDGDREWTVHPFLFDAVDESIETNEELTATEWVHAPAMRTRETVPGLWQAYEAVAPSVETVRGDQRHGSAYVSVRALEVLRDRGVLADDWADVAAVARNLREARPSMAALANRVNRVLSDASDADRTPEAVSERAATAVDDAVRADETAARNAAELLSETEAETVVTLSRSGTVTAALAEVPEVVVAESRPACEGVAVAEELADAGTTVTLVTDAAMGYALAERDVDAAVVGADTLFSDGSVANKVGTRLLALAAARDGVPLYVVTARDKVSPNDDFHPEFGERDALYEGESGLDVLNPTFDRTPADLLTGVVTEDGVLDSAAVAAVADEHRRFAEWDE, from the coding sequence ATGACACACGTCGTCACCGCCTTCCTCCGCGACCGCGGTCGCCTCCTCCTCGTCCGCCGCAGCGACGCTGTCGGGACGTACCAGGGTCTCTGGGGCGGCGTCTCCGGCTACGTCGAGGGCGACCCGGCCGACGCGCTCGACGACGCCCGCCGCGAACTCCGCGAGGAGGTCGGCGTCACCGACGCGACGCTCGTCCGCGCGGGCAGTACTGTCACCATCGTCGACGGCGACCGCGAGTGGACGGTTCATCCGTTCCTGTTCGACGCCGTGGACGAGAGTATCGAGACGAACGAGGAACTCACCGCGACCGAATGGGTCCACGCCCCCGCGATGCGGACCCGCGAGACCGTCCCCGGTCTCTGGCAAGCGTACGAGGCCGTCGCACCGAGCGTCGAGACCGTCCGCGGCGACCAGCGTCACGGTTCGGCGTACGTTTCCGTCCGTGCACTCGAAGTCCTGCGGGACCGCGGCGTCCTCGCCGACGACTGGGCCGACGTGGCTGCCGTCGCCCGCAACCTTCGCGAGGCTCGCCCGAGCATGGCAGCCCTGGCGAACCGCGTCAACCGCGTGCTGAGCGATGCGAGCGACGCCGACCGCACTCCCGAAGCGGTCTCCGAGCGTGCTGCCACGGCTGTCGACGACGCGGTCCGCGCCGACGAGACGGCAGCGAGAAACGCGGCCGAGCTGCTGTCGGAGACAGAAGCGGAGACGGTCGTGACGCTCTCGCGCTCGGGGACGGTCACGGCCGCGCTCGCCGAAGTCCCTGAAGTCGTCGTCGCCGAGTCGCGGCCCGCCTGCGAGGGTGTCGCCGTGGCCGAGGAACTCGCCGACGCAGGGACCACAGTGACGCTCGTCACTGACGCCGCGATGGGCTACGCTCTCGCCGAGCGCGACGTCGACGCCGCCGTCGTCGGCGCGGACACCCTCTTCTCGGACGGCTCCGTCGCCAACAAGGTCGGGACGCGACTGCTCGCGCTGGCCGCTGCTCGCGATGGGGTTCCGCTCTACGTCGTCACCGCCCGCGACAAGGTTTCCCCGAACGACGACTTCCACCCCGAGTTCGGCGAGCGCGACGCGCTCTACGAGGGTGAGAGCGGTCTCGACGTGCTGAACCCGACGTTCGACCGGACACCCGCGGACCTCCTGACCGGCGTCGTGACCGAGGACGGCGTGCTCGATTCGGCGGCCGTGGCCGCCGTCGCCGACGAGCACCGACGGTTCGCCGAGTGGGACGAATAG
- a CDS encoding 5,10-methylenetetrahydromethanopterin reductase: MFGIELTPEHSVSRMTDLGVQAEEAGYDTVFTSCHYNNRDPFAVLTSIAAATDEIRLGPGVANPYETHPVTLASKVATLAETSEGRAVFGIGPGDPSTLRNLGLADQRGLRPVIEAFKTAQKLWAGERVDNEGTFDAHEAGLNYDPPGDIPVYVGGEGPHMCRMAGKHADGLLFNGSHPDDLAWAREQVEKGKEDRLSHLGDFDLAAYASVSVSEDYDAAREAARPPVAFIAAGAAPPVLTRHGIDEEVASDIGDEISAGNFSEAFDLVTPAMVDAFCMAGTVEEVSERMNAVLEHADSLVVGSPLGPDLDEAITLAAAAGRSRS, from the coding sequence ATGTTCGGCATCGAACTCACCCCGGAACACTCGGTATCGCGCATGACTGACCTCGGCGTGCAGGCCGAAGAAGCGGGGTACGACACGGTCTTCACGAGCTGTCACTACAACAACCGCGACCCCTTCGCGGTCCTGACGAGTATCGCCGCCGCGACTGACGAGATTCGACTGGGACCGGGCGTCGCCAACCCCTACGAGACGCATCCCGTCACACTCGCCTCGAAGGTGGCCACGCTCGCGGAAACGAGCGAGGGCCGCGCCGTCTTCGGCATCGGGCCGGGCGACCCTTCGACGCTCCGCAATCTCGGTCTCGCCGACCAGCGCGGCCTCCGGCCGGTCATCGAGGCGTTCAAAACCGCCCAAAAACTGTGGGCGGGCGAGCGCGTCGACAACGAGGGAACCTTCGACGCCCACGAGGCGGGGCTGAACTACGACCCGCCGGGCGACATCCCGGTCTACGTCGGCGGCGAGGGACCGCATATGTGCCGGATGGCGGGCAAGCACGCCGACGGCCTGCTGTTCAACGGCTCGCACCCCGACGACCTCGCGTGGGCCCGCGAGCAGGTCGAAAAGGGGAAAGAAGACCGCCTGAGCCACCTCGGAGACTTCGACCTCGCGGCCTACGCCTCGGTCAGCGTGAGCGAGGACTACGACGCGGCACGCGAGGCCGCCCGGCCGCCGGTGGCGTTCATCGCGGCCGGTGCCGCGCCGCCCGTGCTCACCCGGCACGGCATCGACGAGGAGGTGGCAAGCGACATCGGCGACGAGATCAGTGCCGGGAACTTCTCCGAGGCGTTCGACCTCGTGACGCCCGCGATGGTCGACGCGTTCTGTATGGCGGGCACTGTCGAGGAAGTGAGTGAGCGGATGAATGCGGTGTTAGAACACGCGGACAGTCTCGTGGTCGGGTCGCCGCTGGGTCCCGACCTCGACGAGGCGATTACTCTTGCTGCGGCGGCTGGCCGGTCTCGAAGCTGA
- a CDS encoding DUF7573 domain-containing protein, with protein sequence MSRDSSLGDFVGGDASESPTAEADEEPGRAEDPKSQEGESDGTVETDTVDPATPTYRFDPDGAACDECGESVEKRWHDDGQFVCADCKDW encoded by the coding sequence ATGAGCAGAGACAGTTCGCTGGGTGACTTCGTCGGCGGGGACGCGTCCGAGTCGCCAACGGCGGAGGCCGACGAGGAACCGGGGCGAGCCGAGGACCCCAAGTCACAAGAAGGCGAGAGCGACGGCACGGTCGAGACCGACACGGTCGACCCCGCCACGCCGACCTACCGCTTCGACCCTGACGGCGCGGCGTGCGACGAGTGCGGCGAGAGCGTGGAAAAACGCTGGCACGACGACGGGCAGTTCGTCTGTGCCGACTGCAAAGACTGGTAG
- a CDS encoding PspA/IM30 family protein translates to MGLTDRTSDLLNTRVNALLDRLEDENESADYAVEQLRDELKRVKEAILDLVTEKKRLEKRRDSLQEKIEERNEQAREAVAAGREDLAREVLRKKQRELNDLESLDEQVSELADAQEELIERSEELERRVDHYRAKRAQAAAREQAARADLATKGGVASGEAGRYAEAAADDIDEREARAAALEELEERGVFDDDEDLDAEIDQLRTDDEIEDELSTIRKEMGKGRKTKTDEDDDTNGRDDSE, encoded by the coding sequence ATGGGTCTCACTGACCGGACGTCGGACCTGTTGAACACCCGCGTGAACGCCCTCCTCGACCGGCTGGAAGACGAAAACGAGAGTGCCGACTACGCCGTCGAACAGCTCCGCGACGAACTGAAACGCGTCAAGGAGGCCATCCTCGACCTCGTGACCGAGAAGAAACGCCTCGAAAAGCGACGCGACAGCCTCCAAGAGAAGATCGAGGAACGCAACGAGCAGGCCCGCGAGGCCGTCGCTGCGGGCCGCGAGGACCTCGCCCGCGAGGTCCTGCGGAAGAAACAGCGTGAGTTGAACGACCTCGAATCGCTCGACGAGCAGGTTTCGGAGCTCGCCGACGCCCAAGAGGAACTCATCGAACGCAGCGAGGAACTGGAACGCCGCGTCGACCACTACCGGGCCAAGCGCGCGCAGGCGGCGGCCCGCGAGCAGGCCGCTCGCGCCGACCTCGCCACGAAGGGCGGCGTCGCCTCGGGCGAGGCTGGCCGCTACGCGGAGGCCGCGGCCGACGACATCGACGAACGCGAGGCTCGCGCGGCGGCACTCGAAGAACTCGAAGAACGCGGCGTCTTCGACGACGACGAGGACCTCGACGCCGAGATCGACCAGCTGCGCACGGACGACGAGATCGAGGACGAACTCTCGACGATTCGCAAGGAGATGGGGAAGGGCCGGAAGACGAAGACGGACGAAGACGACGACACGAACGGCCGCGACGACTCGGAGTAA